One part of the Maridesulfovibrio bastinii DSM 16055 genome encodes these proteins:
- a CDS encoding ATP synthase F0 subunit B, producing the protein MIDLDYSFLIQLANFLITLMVLNFLMFGPIREIIKRRGELMKGQMGKIEQFTEQADSKMKGYEKALDEARRAGLELRSEFKVQAQEEEQKILSVAGKDAAATMKAARNELSSEKGEAMKALAGQVDEFAQKVTAKVLG; encoded by the coding sequence ATGATTGATTTAGATTACAGTTTTTTAATTCAATTGGCGAACTTTCTCATCACTCTTATGGTTCTCAATTTCCTCATGTTCGGTCCCATTCGTGAGATCATCAAGAGGCGTGGCGAACTCATGAAAGGACAGATGGGTAAGATTGAGCAGTTCACCGAACAGGCGGACTCCAAGATGAAAGGGTATGAAAAAGCCCTCGATGAAGCTCGCCGTGCGGGTCTTGAACTGCGCAGCGAATTCAAGGTGCAGGCTCAGGAAGAAGAACAGAAGATTCTTTCTGTGGCCGGAAAGGACGCTGCTGCAACCATGAAGGCTGCACGCAATGAACTTTCATCCGAAAAAGGCGAAGCTATGAAAGCTCTTGCCGGACAGGTAGATGAGTTTGCTCAAAAGGTTACAGCCAAGGTTCTTGGCTAG
- a CDS encoding TIGR01212 family radical SAM protein (This family includes YhcC from E. coli K-12, an uncharacterized radical SAM protein.), which translates to MYYYYGLAARLRQKFGERVQKVPLDAGFSCPNRDGKISANGCIFCNPEGSGSGMLSEGIPLSEQWNLWIEKISKRYSARLFLAYLQSYSNTYGPLEKLKSVLDEISQLEGIAGLCLGTRPDCVDADKLKAIKDTGLSEIWLDLGLQSSNDETLKKINRGHDSAAFAKSVELAHSHGLEVCAHVIAGLPGEDEEDFIKSVRFINTLPVSGIKFHNLYVCKNTTLEKMYRAGSYEPWTRERYVQAFVRAITFLRQDIVVHRISADPVPGELVSPDWSEDKRTTHLAINENMEKNDLWQGCALKGSRSQPPDWFWPESFPPKMIINKTGF; encoded by the coding sequence ATGTACTATTATTACGGATTAGCAGCCAGACTCAGACAGAAGTTCGGGGAAAGAGTTCAGAAAGTTCCCCTTGATGCAGGTTTCTCATGCCCCAACAGGGACGGTAAAATATCAGCAAACGGCTGTATATTCTGCAATCCTGAAGGCTCCGGTTCGGGAATGCTTTCAGAGGGAATACCACTTTCCGAGCAATGGAATTTATGGATTGAAAAAATTTCCAAAAGATACAGTGCCAGACTCTTTCTGGCTTATCTGCAATCATATTCGAACACTTACGGTCCCCTTGAAAAACTGAAATCTGTTCTGGATGAGATTTCACAACTTGAGGGAATTGCTGGTCTTTGTCTGGGGACAAGACCCGACTGTGTTGATGCGGACAAACTTAAAGCAATAAAAGACACCGGATTATCGGAAATCTGGCTGGATTTGGGACTACAAAGTTCCAATGACGAAACCCTAAAAAAAATAAACAGAGGTCACGACAGTGCTGCTTTTGCAAAATCTGTCGAACTTGCCCACTCGCATGGGCTCGAAGTCTGCGCCCACGTTATTGCAGGGCTTCCCGGCGAGGATGAAGAAGATTTCATAAAATCAGTAAGATTCATAAATACGCTCCCGGTATCAGGAATAAAGTTTCACAATCTTTACGTTTGCAAAAATACAACGCTCGAAAAAATGTACCGCGCTGGAAGTTATGAACCATGGACCCGTGAGAGATATGTTCAGGCTTTTGTGCGGGCCATCACCTTTCTGCGTCAGGATATAGTTGTTCACCGGATAAGCGCCGACCCTGTTCCGGGAGAGCTGGTCAGTCCAGACTGGTCTGAGGACAAAAGAACAACCCACCTTGCCATCAATGAAAATATGGAAAAAAATGATCTCTGGCAGGGGTGTGCACTTAAAGGAAGCCGCTCCCAGCCGCCGGACTGGTTCTGGCCGGAATCATTTCCACCAAAAATGATCATCAATAAAACAGGATTTTAA
- a CDS encoding rod shape-determining protein produces the protein MASIFDKILGSFSSDLAIDLGTANTLVYVKGKGVMLSEPSVVAVKKDTQGASKVLAVGLEAKKMLGRTPGNIVAIRPMKDGVIADFEVTEAMLRHFISKVHNSRRLVRPRIMICVPTGITQVEKRAVKESAQSAGAREVYLIEEPMAAAIGANLPITEPTSNMVVDIGGGTTEIAVISLSGIVYARSVRVGGDKMDEAIMQHVKRKYSMLIGESTAEDIKIKIASAHPLDEELEMEVKGRDLVTGIPQNILITSEEIRKSISEQIDSIVQGVRVALEQTPPELAADIVDRGIVLTGGGALLKGLDLLLSQETHLPITVVDAPLNAVVIGSGRALDELDIYKEVTID, from the coding sequence ATGGCATCGATTTTTGACAAGATATTAGGATCATTTTCAAGCGATCTGGCCATTGACCTCGGAACAGCGAATACCCTTGTTTATGTCAAGGGGAAAGGCGTAATGCTCAGCGAGCCTTCCGTGGTTGCGGTAAAAAAGGATACTCAAGGCGCCAGCAAAGTTCTTGCTGTGGGACTCGAAGCCAAGAAAATGCTTGGCAGGACTCCAGGAAATATTGTCGCCATCCGTCCTATGAAAGACGGCGTTATCGCCGATTTTGAAGTTACCGAGGCCATGTTGCGCCACTTCATTTCAAAAGTCCATAACAGCCGCAGGCTTGTACGTCCCCGCATCATGATCTGTGTCCCTACCGGGATTACACAGGTTGAGAAGAGGGCTGTCAAGGAATCCGCTCAAAGTGCCGGTGCCCGCGAGGTTTATCTTATTGAAGAACCTATGGCCGCAGCTATCGGAGCCAACCTGCCTATTACGGAGCCGACCTCCAACATGGTCGTTGATATCGGTGGCGGAACAACTGAAATTGCGGTTATTTCCCTTTCAGGTATCGTTTATGCCCGTTCCGTACGCGTAGGCGGGGATAAAATGGACGAAGCCATTATGCAGCACGTCAAGCGCAAATACTCCATGCTCATCGGTGAGAGTACCGCTGAAGACATTAAGATTAAAATAGCTTCAGCTCATCCTCTTGATGAAGAACTTGAAATGGAAGTTAAAGGTCGTGATCTTGTTACTGGTATTCCGCAGAACATTCTGATTACTTCCGAAGAAATCAGAAAGTCTATCTCCGAGCAGATCGACAGTATTGTTCAGGGAGTTCGTGTAGCTCTTGAACAGACTCCGCCGGAACTTGCCGCTGATATCGTGGACAGAGGTATTGTGCTTACCGGTGGTGGCGCATTGCTCAAAGGTCTGGACCTTCTTTTAAGTCAGGAAACACATCTGCCTATCACTGTTGTTGATGCTCCTCTTAATGCTGTTGTCATCGGCTCCGGGCGTGCTCTTGATGAACTTGATATATACAAGGAAGTCACCATCGACTAA
- the atpF gene encoding F0F1 ATP synthase subunit B: MAGTVFSVLLIASVAFAAHGGEGEHSIPWGNFALRVLNLVLFIGVIYKFAGSKIAGLFKGRRAGIKQELDDLQARKETAEKKLQDVEQSIANLEQEKEAILAEAKEQGEAIKQSIIQKAEESAEVIRSQAKVSAEQEAAVALEEMRAELADKVVEAAEKIVQSKLTKTQHENLVDEYLTKVVLN, encoded by the coding sequence ATGGCAGGCACCGTCTTCTCCGTGCTTTTAATAGCATCCGTAGCTTTTGCAGCTCACGGCGGAGAAGGGGAGCACTCGATTCCCTGGGGCAACTTCGCTTTACGCGTTCTCAACCTGGTTCTTTTTATAGGCGTTATTTACAAGTTTGCGGGATCGAAGATCGCCGGACTCTTCAAAGGCCGTCGCGCAGGTATCAAGCAGGAGCTTGATGATCTGCAGGCCCGTAAAGAAACTGCTGAAAAGAAACTTCAGGACGTCGAGCAAAGTATTGCCAACCTTGAGCAGGAGAAAGAAGCAATTCTTGCCGAAGCCAAGGAACAGGGTGAGGCTATCAAACAGTCTATCATCCAGAAGGCGGAGGAAAGTGCTGAGGTCATCAGATCTCAGGCTAAAGTTTCTGCTGAACAGGAAGCTGCTGTTGCTTTGGAAGAAATGCGTGCTGAACTGGCCGACAAGGTCGTTGAAGCCGCTGAAAAGATCGTTCAGAGCAAGCTTACCAAGACTCAGCATGAAAACCTTGTGGATGAATACTTAACAAAGGTGGTGCTCAATTGA
- the atpA gene encoding F0F1 ATP synthase subunit alpha, with protein sequence MQIKAEEISKIIEDQIQNYESKVEMSETGTVLYVGDGIARVHGVENAMAMELLEFPGGLMGMVLNLEEDNVGVALLGDDTGIKEGDPVKRTGQIFSVPVGDTVMGRVVDPLGAPMDGLGPIDRSEMRPVELKAPGIVQRKSVHEPMGTGIKAIDAMTPIGRGQRELIIGDRQVGKTAVCIDAILAQKNTDIHCFYVAIGQKKASVALVADVLKKHGAMEYTTIISATASDPAPLQFIAAYTGATMAEHYRDNGKHALIVYDDLSKQAVAYRQMSLLLRRPPGREAFPGDVFFLHSRLLERACKVNDSLGAGSMTALPIIETQAGDVSAFIPTNVISITDGQVYLEPNLFNAGIRPAINVGLSVSRVGGAAQIKGMKQVAGTMRLDLAQYRELAAFAAFGSDLDKSTQQKLNRGARMVELLKQDQYKPMTFPEQIVSLYAGTRGFMDDVPVDAVRKFEDGLIEFVRNAKADILEDIQTKGKIDDSVEGKLKAALDEFKKSFSA encoded by the coding sequence ATGCAGATTAAAGCGGAAGAAATCAGCAAGATCATTGAAGATCAGATTCAGAATTATGAATCCAAGGTCGAGATGAGCGAAACTGGTACCGTCCTCTACGTTGGTGACGGTATCGCTCGTGTTCATGGTGTTGAGAACGCAATGGCCATGGAACTCCTTGAGTTTCCTGGTGGCCTTATGGGAATGGTTCTCAACCTTGAAGAAGACAACGTTGGTGTTGCTCTTCTTGGTGACGACACCGGTATTAAAGAAGGTGACCCGGTAAAACGTACCGGTCAGATCTTCTCCGTACCTGTTGGTGACACTGTTATGGGCCGCGTTGTTGACCCACTCGGTGCTCCTATGGACGGACTGGGACCCATCGACAGAAGTGAGATGCGTCCTGTTGAGCTTAAAGCTCCCGGTATCGTACAGCGTAAGTCCGTTCACGAACCAATGGGAACAGGTATCAAAGCTATTGACGCCATGACTCCTATCGGACGCGGACAGCGCGAACTTATCATCGGTGACCGTCAGGTTGGTAAAACCGCGGTTTGTATTGACGCAATTCTTGCTCAGAAGAATACCGATATTCATTGTTTCTACGTAGCCATCGGTCAGAAGAAGGCTTCGGTTGCACTTGTTGCCGACGTACTCAAAAAGCACGGCGCAATGGAATACACAACCATTATTTCCGCAACCGCTTCCGATCCGGCTCCTCTGCAGTTTATTGCAGCATACACCGGTGCCACCATGGCAGAACATTATCGTGATAACGGCAAGCACGCTCTGATCGTATACGATGACCTGTCCAAACAGGCTGTTGCATACAGACAGATGTCTCTGCTTCTTCGTCGTCCTCCGGGACGTGAAGCTTTCCCCGGTGACGTTTTCTTCCTGCACTCCCGTCTGCTGGAACGTGCATGTAAAGTAAACGATTCTCTGGGTGCAGGTTCCATGACAGCTCTGCCTATCATTGAAACTCAGGCCGGTGACGTTTCTGCATTTATTCCTACAAACGTTATCTCCATTACCGATGGTCAGGTTTACCTCGAGCCTAACCTCTTCAACGCCGGTATCCGTCCAGCTATTAACGTAGGTCTCTCTGTTTCCCGCGTTGGTGGTGCTGCTCAGATTAAAGGTATGAAGCAGGTTGCAGGTACTATGCGTCTGGACCTTGCTCAGTATCGTGAACTTGCAGCTTTTGCTGCTTTCGGTTCCGATCTTGACAAATCCACTCAGCAGAAACTTAACCGTGGTGCACGTATGGTCGAACTGCTCAAGCAGGACCAGTACAAGCCTATGACCTTCCCCGAACAGATCGTATCTCTTTACGCTGGTACTCGCGGTTTCATGGACGATGTCCCGGTTGACGCTGTCCGCAAATTTGAAGACGGACTTATCGAGTTCGTTCGCAATGCAAAAGCGGATATTCTTGAGGACATTCAGACCAAGGGTAAAATCGACGATTCTGTTGAGGGCAAGCTGAAAGCTGCTCTGGATGAATTCAAGAAAAGCTTTAGTGCTTAA
- the mreC gene encoding rod shape-determining protein MreC — protein sequence MRLKKTALGLLAALFIYLSLYSWNLRTGQLDRIATFTGLEAVKWIVVPGQWASDEISDFWNRYIYLVGLKQENDLLSSQNDFMRLEIISLKEKAKEADRLAGLLAFPPVEGWNVDAARVITHRMGPSAALNSIVIDKGQMSGVHDDIPIMTPYGVVGRVMQTGLSASNVLLVTDPNSRISVRGQSHRASGLLIGGGDGRMLQLKYMKLNAMVDKGEILITSGLAGIFPPGLPVARVTSVERSDISLFLKVQAEPLVDIHNLEAVLLVRKDVAAATNSTSASGEQ from the coding sequence GTGAGGCTTAAAAAGACGGCTTTAGGGCTTTTAGCAGCTCTGTTTATATATTTAAGTCTGTACTCGTGGAACCTGCGAACCGGACAGCTGGACCGTATTGCGACTTTCACCGGTCTGGAGGCCGTCAAGTGGATCGTGGTGCCCGGTCAATGGGCCTCTGACGAAATTTCAGATTTTTGGAACAGATACATATATCTTGTCGGACTTAAGCAGGAAAACGATCTTCTGAGTTCTCAGAATGATTTTATGCGTCTTGAAATTATCAGCCTTAAAGAAAAAGCCAAAGAGGCCGACAGGCTTGCAGGTCTTCTGGCTTTTCCTCCCGTTGAAGGATGGAATGTTGATGCCGCAAGAGTTATCACTCACCGCATGGGGCCTTCTGCGGCTCTGAATTCCATTGTAATTGATAAGGGGCAAATGTCCGGCGTGCATGATGATATCCCGATAATGACTCCTTACGGAGTTGTCGGGAGGGTTATGCAGACTGGTCTGAGTGCTTCCAACGTTCTCCTTGTTACCGACCCCAACAGCCGCATATCTGTTCGCGGACAATCCCATCGTGCTTCCGGACTTCTGATCGGCGGTGGAGACGGACGCATGCTTCAGCTTAAATACATGAAGCTGAACGCTATGGTGGATAAAGGTGAAATCCTTATAACCTCGGGTCTCGCTGGAATTTTTCCCCCCGGACTTCCTGTTGCACGGGTTACTTCGGTTGAACGATCGGATATTTCCCTTTTTCTGAAAGTTCAGGCCGAACCGCTTGTAGATATTCATAATCTGGAAGCAGTTCTGCTGGTTCGCAAGGATGTTGCAGCAGCTACAAATTCCACATCTGCCTCTGGAGAGCAGTGA
- a CDS encoding F0F1 ATP synthase subunit gamma gives MASLRDVQNQIVSVKKTKQITKAMNMVASAKLRKAQSRIERFRPYADKFYEMLSDLAGGADTSVHPLLEVHEEIKTVGIVLATSDRGLCGSFNSNMINKALKLAASKKAEGLDVKFYCIGKKARDAVKKTEYETVESFADEMNNFDFTLASTVGNKIIDAYLSMELDEVHLVFGEFISVARQVAVDLSLLPISSGEAKEEAEDEGPSSEYIYEPSVEGLLAELLPRFVNVQVYRGLLDTSASEHAARMAAMDNASKACDDMAESLTLIYNKTRQAAITNDLMDIVSGAEALKG, from the coding sequence ATGGCTTCTCTTAGGGATGTCCAGAATCAAATCGTAAGCGTTAAGAAGACGAAGCAGATCACAAAAGCCATGAACATGGTTGCGTCGGCTAAGTTGCGTAAAGCTCAGTCCAGAATTGAGCGTTTCCGCCCCTACGCAGACAAGTTCTATGAAATGCTGAGTGATCTCGCCGGCGGGGCGGACACAAGTGTCCATCCCCTGCTCGAAGTCCACGAAGAGATCAAGACAGTCGGTATTGTTCTGGCTACCTCTGATCGCGGACTTTGCGGCAGCTTCAACAGCAATATGATCAACAAGGCTCTTAAGCTGGCTGCGTCCAAAAAAGCCGAAGGGCTTGATGTTAAGTTTTATTGTATCGGTAAAAAAGCTCGTGATGCTGTTAAAAAGACTGAATATGAAACTGTTGAATCATTCGCAGATGAAATGAACAATTTCGATTTCACTCTTGCAAGCACCGTTGGTAATAAAATTATCGATGCCTACCTCTCCATGGAACTTGATGAAGTTCATCTGGTATTCGGCGAGTTTATATCCGTTGCACGTCAGGTTGCAGTTGATCTCAGCCTTCTTCCCATCTCTTCGGGCGAAGCTAAGGAAGAAGCTGAAGATGAAGGACCCAGCAGCGAATATATCTATGAGCCTTCTGTTGAAGGACTGCTCGCGGAGCTTTTGCCCCGTTTTGTAAATGTTCAGGTTTACCGCGGATTGCTTGACACTTCCGCCAGTGAACATGCCGCACGTATGGCCGCTATGGATAACGCATCCAAGGCCTGTGACGATATGGCTGAATCACTTACCCTGATATATAACAAAACCAGGCAGGCCGCGATTACCAATGATCTTATGGACATTGTCAGCGGCGCAGAAGCGCTGAAAGGATAA
- a CDS encoding bactofilin family protein — translation MARDEINAFLGTGTNYQGKLNFQGAVRIDGNFNGEVESEGTLVVGKDACVEGVVHVGQLILSGKIVGEVLSKEKAVLHKTANLQGNLVTPTLMVEEGAVLEGQVTMTSSVPKSTDEEKEEIS, via the coding sequence ATGGCGAGAGATGAAATTAATGCCTTTTTGGGGACAGGTACCAATTATCAGGGAAAACTGAATTTTCAGGGTGCTGTCCGTATAGATGGTAATTTTAACGGTGAAGTTGAATCCGAAGGAACTCTTGTTGTGGGTAAAGATGCCTGCGTTGAGGGAGTTGTTCACGTCGGTCAGCTTATTTTGAGTGGCAAAATTGTAGGAGAAGTCCTTTCAAAGGAAAAAGCTGTTCTCCACAAAACTGCAAATCTTCAGGGCAACCTCGTCACCCCCACACTTATGGTGGAGGAAGGAGCTGTTCTTGAGGGGCAGGTCACTATGACCTCAAGTGTCCCGAAAAGTACCGACGAGGAAAAAGAAGAAATTAGTTAA
- a CDS encoding F0F1 ATP synthase subunit delta produces the protein MTGNIVSRRYARALFSVGQKQGETDLAAYGKALTELSQILEDSPEALRLFQNPVFSAAEKKAVLDKLLEKTSAGPVVKNFCSLLADKERLSCIPAIASDYSGMLDATQGVVRGKLVTAIKLTQKRQKEILDRLEEQLKNKLVLDFEIDKDILGGVVLQVGDKVLDASIRAQLQMMKEQIKRGV, from the coding sequence TTGACCGGGAACATAGTCTCGCGCAGATACGCCAGAGCGCTGTTCTCTGTTGGCCAGAAGCAGGGAGAGACAGACCTTGCGGCGTATGGTAAGGCACTGACCGAGTTGTCACAGATACTGGAAGATTCCCCGGAGGCCCTGAGGCTCTTCCAGAATCCCGTTTTCAGTGCAGCTGAAAAAAAGGCTGTGCTTGATAAACTGCTTGAGAAGACCTCGGCAGGTCCTGTGGTAAAAAACTTTTGCAGCCTACTGGCCGACAAGGAAAGGCTTTCCTGCATTCCTGCAATCGCTAGCGATTATTCCGGAATGCTCGATGCTACCCAAGGAGTCGTCCGCGGCAAGCTCGTAACTGCTATCAAACTGACCCAGAAACGTCAGAAGGAAATTCTGGACCGTCTTGAAGAACAGCTCAAGAACAAACTTGTTCTGGACTTTGAGATAGATAAGGACATCCTCGGCGGTGTTGTTCTCCAGGTCGGAGACAAGGTTCTTGATGCCAGCATTCGCGCACAGCTGCAAATGATGAAAGAACAGATTAAAAGGGGTGTGTAG
- the mrdA gene encoding penicillin-binding protein 2 produces the protein MNHLYESKTQQPPKIGLIILQALILLLFCVFALRFWYLQIHKGSYFAEQARNNQLRQDQLYAPRGLIRDRNGYLLAVNEPAYALGIVREDCKDFDSTFKKVSEWTGVDIGKIKSVFKKKKKRIKPFEPLILVPNLSFEQVALIEANSLHWPGLEIVVRPRRKYKYGKLLAHVLGYVAEVDEEELEKDHDLSVGDFVGKQGLETVLEKRFRGIKGKRQSEVDATGRKLEQRILKNPVAGEDIDLSIDLGLQELGGKLFKGKAGAVVVMDADNGQILAFVSSPSYDSNSFVTGLSTKEWKTLRDDPMHPLQNRVIQSVYPPGSVFKLAIAGCGLHNNMLDPKETLFCPGFLKLGNYVFRDWKKWGHGDVDLKKALTESCDVYFYKVGMRLGVDRMSEFAKACGFGQRTGISLPHEKAGLIPTREWKRKRFHDIWHPGENLNMAIGQGYVLVSPLQVTRFIASIINGGKLLRPQLLKGEPAEVQSKIPLSKDQLAIIKDAMIHTVEGAHGTARRLRRPDVILGGKTGTAQVVKLTDEIKKMKDSEIPYKYRDHAWMASFGERGDKKYVVVCLVEHGQHGGSGAGPIVKAMYNYLFPPIKGENAEENKTKS, from the coding sequence ATGAACCACCTGTATGAGTCCAAAACTCAGCAACCTCCGAAGATCGGCCTGATTATCCTTCAGGCTTTAATCCTTCTCCTTTTTTGTGTCTTCGCTCTTCGTTTCTGGTATTTGCAGATCCACAAAGGAAGCTATTTTGCGGAACAGGCCCGCAATAACCAGCTTAGGCAGGATCAGCTTTACGCTCCCAGAGGTTTGATAAGGGATCGTAACGGATATCTTCTTGCCGTGAATGAACCGGCTTATGCTCTTGGCATTGTCCGTGAAGACTGCAAGGACTTTGATTCCACTTTCAAAAAAGTCTCCGAATGGACCGGAGTGGATATTGGCAAGATCAAATCTGTTTTCAAAAAGAAAAAGAAGCGCATCAAACCTTTTGAACCTCTAATTCTGGTTCCTAATCTCAGTTTTGAACAGGTTGCGCTGATCGAAGCCAATTCACTCCATTGGCCGGGACTTGAGATTGTTGTCCGGCCGAGAAGAAAATACAAATACGGCAAGCTGCTTGCTCATGTCCTTGGCTATGTGGCCGAAGTTGACGAAGAAGAACTTGAGAAAGATCATGATCTTTCCGTAGGTGATTTTGTCGGCAAGCAGGGACTTGAAACTGTTCTGGAAAAGCGTTTCCGGGGTATCAAGGGCAAGCGTCAGAGTGAAGTTGACGCGACCGGGCGTAAACTTGAGCAGAGGATATTGAAAAATCCGGTTGCCGGTGAAGATATTGATCTTTCAATTGATCTTGGACTTCAGGAACTCGGTGGGAAACTTTTCAAAGGTAAAGCCGGGGCCGTGGTGGTAATGGATGCTGATAACGGGCAGATTCTGGCCTTTGTCAGCTCTCCTTCCTACGACAGCAATTCATTTGTTACCGGATTGAGCACCAAAGAGTGGAAGACTCTGAGAGATGATCCCATGCATCCCTTGCAGAACAGGGTTATACAGAGTGTATATCCGCCAGGATCAGTATTTAAACTAGCCATTGCCGGTTGTGGATTGCACAACAATATGCTCGACCCGAAAGAAACTCTCTTTTGTCCCGGTTTTTTAAAGCTTGGAAATTATGTTTTTAGGGACTGGAAAAAATGGGGGCATGGTGATGTTGATCTTAAAAAGGCCCTGACTGAATCGTGTGACGTATATTTTTATAAAGTAGGAATGCGCCTTGGAGTAGATCGCATGAGCGAATTTGCCAAGGCCTGCGGATTCGGACAGCGGACCGGAATTTCTCTTCCCCATGAAAAAGCTGGCCTTATACCCACGCGTGAATGGAAAAGAAAACGTTTCCATGACATCTGGCATCCGGGTGAAAACCTTAATATGGCTATTGGTCAGGGATATGTTCTCGTATCACCGTTGCAGGTTACCAGATTTATTGCTTCCATCATAAATGGCGGCAAACTTTTAAGACCTCAACTGCTCAAAGGTGAACCTGCCGAGGTTCAATCGAAAATACCATTAAGTAAAGATCAGTTGGCTATAATAAAGGATGCAATGATCCATACTGTTGAAGGTGCTCATGGAACAGCCCGCAGGCTGCGCCGCCCGGATGTTATTCTTGGTGGTAAAACAGGTACCGCACAGGTGGTAAAATTAACTGATGAAATAAAAAAAATGAAGGATAGTGAGATTCCCTACAAATACAGGGATCATGCGTGGATGGCCTCTTTCGGTGAACGCGGGGATAAAAAATATGTGGTGGTATGTCTGGTTGAGCACGGCCAGCATGGCGGTTCCGGAGCAGGGCCAATCGTAAAGGCTATGTACAATTATCTTTTTCCCCCGATAAAGGGTGAAAATGCAGAAGAAAATAAAACTAAAAGTTAG
- the rodA gene encoding rod shape-determining protein RodA, with amino-acid sequence MSPIDRRLLIHMNWVLLGLAALLFLVGVMNLYSASGYRLEEGVSVSSFYQKQLIWGLMGFAGMITFMLFDYRHLKTIAWPLFWVTVCLLIAVPFAGKTIYGARRWLDLGFFNFQPSELAKITILIIGAKILSRDSDPLNFTKLAYVVGVGLVPAGLVILQPDLGSGLNILLILGGMVLYRGLTGKVFKSLAVAFPCIIPAGWFFLHDYQKRRIISFMNPASDPLGSGYHIIQSEIAIGSGRFWGKGFMGGTQSQLRFLPEKHTDFAIAVFGEEWGFVGAITLLSLFCIFLYQIVVTARDAKDLFGSFLAAGVFFYFFWQILINMGMVLGLMPVVGIPLPFVSYGGSATVVNFCLIGLVLNVSMRRYVFKQG; translated from the coding sequence ATGTCACCCATAGATAGAAGACTTTTAATCCACATGAACTGGGTCCTGCTTGGACTGGCTGCACTGCTGTTCCTGGTGGGAGTTATGAATTTGTATTCTGCCAGCGGATACCGTCTTGAGGAAGGGGTAAGCGTAAGTTCTTTTTATCAGAAGCAGTTGATCTGGGGACTTATGGGCTTCGCCGGGATGATAACTTTTATGCTCTTTGATTACAGGCATCTTAAAACTATTGCCTGGCCGCTGTTCTGGGTCACAGTGTGTCTTCTTATTGCTGTTCCCTTTGCAGGGAAGACTATTTATGGAGCCAGAAGGTGGCTTGATCTGGGTTTTTTCAACTTCCAGCCCAGTGAGCTTGCCAAAATCACCATTCTTATAATCGGGGCAAAAATACTCTCCCGTGACAGTGATCCGTTAAATTTTACAAAACTTGCCTATGTTGTCGGAGTGGGGCTTGTTCCGGCAGGGCTTGTCATACTCCAGCCAGACCTCGGGTCAGGTTTGAACATTCTGCTGATACTCGGTGGAATGGTTCTCTACCGGGGGCTGACAGGCAAAGTCTTCAAATCCCTCGCCGTTGCTTTTCCATGCATCATTCCGGCAGGCTGGTTTTTTCTCCATGATTATCAGAAAAGACGTATCATTTCGTTCATGAATCCCGCCAGTGATCCTCTGGGATCGGGCTATCACATCATTCAGTCTGAAATAGCTATTGGGTCTGGAAGATTCTGGGGTAAAGGCTTTATGGGCGGAACCCAGAGCCAGCTCAGATTTCTTCCGGAAAAACATACAGACTTTGCCATTGCCGTGTTCGGAGAGGAGTGGGGATTTGTAGGCGCAATTACTCTTTTGTCTCTTTTCTGCATTTTTTTATACCAGATTGTTGTTACCGCCAGAGATGCCAAAGACCTGTTCGGAAGCTTTCTCGCAGCGGGCGTATTCTTTTATTTTTTCTGGCAAATCCTGATTAATATGGGTATGGTCCTCGGACTTATGCCGGTAGTAGGAATCCCGTTGCCATTTGTAAGTTACGGGGGCAGTGCCACAGTAGTAAATTTTTGTCTCATAGGGCTTGTGTTGAACGTGTCCATGAGGCGTTATGTCTTCAAGCAAGGGTGA